In a genomic window of Urocitellus parryii isolate mUroPar1 chromosome 11, mUroPar1.hap1, whole genome shotgun sequence:
- the Tmem53 gene encoding transmembrane protein 53 isoform X2 gives MVFFSESLGIPSLRLLAQKLLELLFDYEIEREPLLFHVFSNAGVMLYRYVLELLQTHRRFCHLRVVGTIFDSGPGDNNLVGALRALAVILEHQHALMRLLLLVAFTLVAVLFHILLAPLTGLFHTRFYDKLRNAESHWPELYLYSKADEIVLARDVERMVEARLAHRVLVRSVDFVSSAHVSHLRDYPTYYTSLCVDFMRSCVQYSGPTPEINA, from the coding sequence ATGGTCTTCTTCTCCGAGTCCCTGGGCATCCCTTCACTTCGTTTGTTGGCCCAGAAGCTGCTTGAGCTACTCTTTGATTATGAGATTGAGAGGGAGCCCCTGCTCTTCCACGTCTTCAGCAATGCTGGCGTCATGCTTTACCGCTATGTGTTGGAGCTCCTGCAAACCCATCGGCGCTTCTGCCACCTGCGTGTGGTGGGCACCATTTTTGACAGTGGTCCTGGTGATAACAACTTGGTAGGGGCCCTGCGGGCCCTGGCAGTAATCCTAGAACATCAGCATGCTTTGATGCGCCTATTGCTCCTGGTGGCTTTTACCCTGGTGGCAGTCCTGTTCCATATCCTGCTTGCTCCACTCACTGGCCTCTTCCACACCCGCTTCTATGATAAGCTACGGAATGCAGAATCCCACTGGCCTGAGCTCTACCTCTACTCGAAGGCAGATGAGATTGTCCTGGCCAGGGATGTGGAACGCATGGTGGAGGCACGCCTGGCCCACCGGGTCCTGGTACGCTCTGTGGACTTTGTGTCATCTGCACATGTCAGCCACCTACGAGACTACCCTACTTACTACACAAGCCTTTGTGTTGACTTCATGCGCAGTTGTGTCCAGTACTCAGGTCCTACTCCAGAAATAAATGCCTGA
- the Tmem53 gene encoding transmembrane protein 53 isoform X1 produces the protein MAWADLDYTIEIPDQPCWSQKNNARQGGKEAGPRLPVVILLGWGGCRDKNLAKYSAIYHERGCIVIRYTAPWHMVFFSESLGIPSLRLLAQKLLELLFDYEIEREPLLFHVFSNAGVMLYRYVLELLQTHRRFCHLRVVGTIFDSGPGDNNLVGALRALAVILEHQHALMRLLLLVAFTLVAVLFHILLAPLTGLFHTRFYDKLRNAESHWPELYLYSKADEIVLARDVERMVEARLAHRVLVRSVDFVSSAHVSHLRDYPTYYTSLCVDFMRSCVQYSGPTPEINA, from the exons AGAACAACGCCAGACAAGGTGGGAAGGAGGCAGGGCCACGACTGCCTGTGGTgattctcttgggctggggtggcTGCAGGGACAAGAACCTTGCCAAGTACAGCGCCATCTACCATGAAAGG gGCTGCATCGTGATCCGATACACAGCCCCATGGCACATGGTCTTCTTCTCCGAGTCCCTGGGCATCCCTTCACTTCGTTTGTTGGCCCAGAAGCTGCTTGAGCTACTCTTTGATTATGAGATTGAGAGGGAGCCCCTGCTCTTCCACGTCTTCAGCAATGCTGGCGTCATGCTTTACCGCTATGTGTTGGAGCTCCTGCAAACCCATCGGCGCTTCTGCCACCTGCGTGTGGTGGGCACCATTTTTGACAGTGGTCCTGGTGATAACAACTTGGTAGGGGCCCTGCGGGCCCTGGCAGTAATCCTAGAACATCAGCATGCTTTGATGCGCCTATTGCTCCTGGTGGCTTTTACCCTGGTGGCAGTCCTGTTCCATATCCTGCTTGCTCCACTCACTGGCCTCTTCCACACCCGCTTCTATGATAAGCTACGGAATGCAGAATCCCACTGGCCTGAGCTCTACCTCTACTCGAAGGCAGATGAGATTGTCCTGGCCAGGGATGTGGAACGCATGGTGGAGGCACGCCTGGCCCACCGGGTCCTGGTACGCTCTGTGGACTTTGTGTCATCTGCACATGTCAGCCACCTACGAGACTACCCTACTTACTACACAAGCCTTTGTGTTGACTTCATGCGCAGTTGTGTCCAGTACTCAGGTCCTACTCCAGAAATAAATGCCTGA